A section of the Deltaproteobacteria bacterium genome encodes:
- a CDS encoding CcmD family protein, with protein sequence MSFLPYLFAAYTAVWIGIFVYLMRLTRRTQELEDEVRELRHRLGG encoded by the coding sequence GTGAGCTTCTTACCGTACCTGTTTGCCGCCTACACCGCCGTCTGGATCGGGATCTTCGTCTATCTGATGCGTCTGACGCGCCGCACGCAGGAGCTCGAGGACGAAGTGCGGGAGCTGCGCCACCGGCTCGGCGGATAG
- a CDS encoding cytochrome C assembly protein: MLCGTDMRRLLPPLTGLVMLAALAIVFLVVPTEADMGIVQRIFYFHVASAWVAFLGFFLVAGASAVYLWNGSPTADRLAYAAAEVGVLFCTLVLVTGPIWARPIWGVWWTWDPRLTMTVVLWAIYASYLMLRAFGGGDAALGRYAAVLGIVGVLDIPLIVVSVRLLRGIHPAVLTRQEGGTGLVDPWMRVGLLVSALALILLAAWFVDLRVRGARLDDEVAALRRELDARRGEVA, from the coding sequence ATGTTGTGCGGGACTGACATGCGACGCCTGCTCCCCCCGCTGACCGGCCTCGTGATGCTTGCCGCCCTCGCCATCGTGTTCCTCGTCGTGCCCACCGAGGCCGACATGGGCATCGTGCAGCGCATCTTCTACTTCCACGTCGCCTCGGCCTGGGTGGCGTTCCTCGGCTTCTTCCTGGTCGCCGGGGCGAGCGCGGTCTACCTCTGGAACGGCTCGCCGACAGCCGACCGGCTGGCGTACGCGGCGGCGGAGGTCGGCGTCCTCTTCTGCACGCTCGTCCTGGTCACCGGGCCGATCTGGGCGCGCCCCATCTGGGGGGTGTGGTGGACCTGGGACCCGCGCCTCACGATGACGGTCGTCCTGTGGGCGATCTACGCGAGCTACCTGATGCTGCGTGCGTTCGGCGGCGGCGACGCGGCGCTCGGCCGCTACGCGGCCGTGCTCGGCATCGTCGGCGTCCTCGACATCCCGCTGATCGTGGTCTCGGTGAGGCTCCTGCGCGGCATCCATCCCGCCGTGCTCACCCGGCAGGAGGGCGGGACCGGGCTCGTCGACCCGTGGATGCGGGTCGGGCTCCTCGTGTCGGCGCTGGCGCTCATCCTCCTCGCGGCCTGGTTCGTCGACCTCCGGGTCCGGGGGGCGCGGCTCGACGATGAGGTGGCGGCGCTCAGACGCGAGCTCGACGCCCGCCGGGGGGAGGTGGCGTGA
- a CDS encoding heme ABC transporter permease — MRDALAILAKDLRIEWRTREGISSVFVLGVLLLVVLTVAQDPSPETAPTLAPGVLWAAFVLTGLLAVQRGFLLERENDCLAGLLTAPVDPAAIYAGKLAANVVLLAVMQTVVVPLTGLFLHLDLIPRLPALLLVCLLGNVGFASLATLFGALATRVRAREVMLPLLLLPLLVPLLIGAVEATRAVLVGGLAGASGGLGVLAAFDVIFAVAGWLLFAYVVRD; from the coding sequence ATGCGCGACGCGCTCGCCATCCTCGCCAAGGACCTCCGTATCGAGTGGCGCACGCGCGAGGGCATCTCGAGCGTCTTCGTCCTGGGCGTGCTCCTCCTCGTCGTCCTGACGGTCGCGCAAGACCCCTCCCCCGAGACGGCGCCGACCCTCGCCCCCGGCGTGCTCTGGGCGGCCTTCGTCCTGACCGGGCTCCTCGCCGTCCAGCGCGGCTTCCTGCTCGAGCGCGAGAACGATTGCCTGGCGGGCCTGCTCACGGCGCCGGTCGACCCCGCGGCGATCTACGCCGGCAAGCTCGCCGCCAACGTCGTCCTCCTGGCCGTCATGCAGACGGTCGTCGTGCCGCTCACGGGCCTCTTCCTCCACCTGGACCTCATCCCGCGCCTGCCGGCGCTGTTGCTCGTCTGCCTGCTCGGGAACGTGGGCTTCGCGTCCCTCGCCACCCTCTTCGGGGCGCTCGCGACGCGGGTGCGGGCGCGCGAGGTGATGCTGCCGCTCCTGCTCCTGCCGCTCCTCGTGCCGCTCCTGATCGGCGCCGTCGAGGCCACCCGCGCCGTGCTCGTCGGTGGGCTCGCCGGGGCGAGCGGCGGGCTCGGCGTGCTCGCCGCCTTCGACGTGATCTTCGCAGTGGCCGGCTGGCTCCTCTTCGCGTATGTTGTGCGGGACTGA
- the ccmA gene encoding heme ABC exporter ATP-binding protein CcmA codes for MDGPPLRAEGLARRFGGMPVLTSVDLAVDAGEVVVLLGPNGAGKTTLLRMLALLLAPTGGRLLLFGTDATRAPAALRRRIGYAGHEISCYPDLSGAENLAFYARLFGVSEAAARIARLLTWAGLDGAGRRPVRAYSRGMGQRLALARALLHEPDLLLLDEPFSGLDPEAVERLQQQLLELRAAGHSILLATHDVERAAPIASRLAILHRGRIAWVHDGRAADAAVIVAAYRAVVAERV; via the coding sequence GTGGACGGCCCCCCGCTCCGCGCCGAGGGCCTCGCCCGGCGCTTCGGCGGCATGCCCGTGCTCACGAGCGTGGACCTCGCGGTCGACGCCGGCGAGGTCGTGGTGCTGCTCGGGCCGAACGGCGCCGGCAAGACGACCCTCCTGCGCATGCTGGCGCTCCTGCTCGCGCCCACGGGCGGCCGCCTCCTCCTCTTCGGCACCGACGCGACGCGCGCGCCGGCCGCGCTGCGCCGCCGGATCGGCTACGCGGGGCACGAGATCTCGTGTTACCCGGACCTGAGCGGGGCGGAGAACCTGGCCTTCTACGCGCGGCTGTTCGGCGTCAGCGAAGCGGCGGCGCGTATCGCCCGGCTCCTCACCTGGGCGGGCCTCGACGGCGCGGGCCGCCGGCCGGTCCGCGCCTACTCGCGGGGCATGGGCCAGCGCCTGGCGCTCGCCCGCGCCCTCCTCCACGAACCGGACCTGCTCCTCCTGGACGAGCCCTTCAGCGGCCTCGACCCCGAGGCCGTCGAACGGCTGCAGCAGCAACTCCTCGAGCTGCGTGCGGCCGGCCACTCGATCCTGCTCGCCACGCACGACGTCGAAAGGGCGGCGCCGATCGCGTCCCGCCTGGCGATCCTCCACCGCGGCCGCATCGCCTGGGTGCACGACGGTCGGGCTGCCGACGCGGCGGTGATCGTCGCGGCGTACCGCGCCGTCGTTGCGGAGCGGGTCTGA
- the metG gene encoding methionine--tRNA ligase subunit beta: MITIDQFRALDLRVGTVRAAEPHPNADRLLLLRVDLGTEERQLVAGIRAHYDPAALVGRQVVVVANLEPAQLRGVESQGMVLAVSDGDRVVLLRPDDPVMPGAVVR; this comes from the coding sequence ATGATCACGATCGACCAGTTCCGAGCGCTCGACCTGCGCGTCGGCACGGTGCGGGCCGCGGAGCCGCACCCGAACGCCGACCGGCTCCTCCTGCTGCGCGTCGACCTCGGGACGGAGGAGCGGCAGCTCGTCGCAGGCATCCGCGCCCACTACGACCCGGCCGCGCTCGTCGGGCGCCAGGTGGTGGTGGTCGCGAACCTCGAGCCCGCGCAGCTCCGCGGCGTCGAGAGCCAGGGCATGGTGCTGGCGGTCTCCGACGGCGACCGGGTCGTGCTCCTCCGCCCCGACGACCCGGTGATGCCCGGCGCCGTCGTCCGCTAG
- a CDS encoding heme lyase CcmF/NrfE family subunit, with product MAALGRLAICLALLFAAYATGVSILGAIRRRRHLVRSGTHAAYAVFALVVVAVAILLHALVEHDFSLEYVAAYSSSTLPLRYTVAALWGGQKGSLLFWVFMLTLFTTIVQLQNRERNRELMPWVTATLMTIAAFFLGLLTFVTDPFERLPIPAREGADLNPLLQNYWMTIHPPSLYTGYVSASVPFAFAIAALAAGRLGDQWIRSVRRWALFSWFFLTLGNLFGARWAYEVLGWGGYWAWDPVENAAFMPWLVSTAYLHSVMIQEKKDMLRVWNMVLVLLTFSLTIFGTFLTRSGVISSVHSFTQSGLGPFFIGFLLVVLVVSGGLVVYRLPELRTPATVESFLSREAAFLFNNLILVGIAFAVFWGTVFPVVSEWVRGVKITVGPPFFNRVNAPLGVALLFLAGVGPVIAWRRASPPNLWRAFAGPVAAGVVAAAALAVAGVPLGYAHSTFALGVFVLGTIVQEFWRGMRARQAMLHESPGRALSRLVGKNRRRYGGYIIHVGVVAVFVGVAASSVFRVEVQQTLAPGQEAAAGKFTLRYERVTKQDDPHMSRLAAVVSVWRDGKAVTTLTPEKRFYKKPQQPTTEVAMRATLTEDLYLVLGSYDEQSGLVTILAYVNPLVSWIWIGGVIMALGTTVAMWPTAAERRAPAYALGGVRVTAD from the coding sequence ATGGCCGCGCTCGGACGCCTGGCGATCTGTCTCGCGCTGCTCTTCGCGGCGTACGCGACCGGCGTCTCGATCCTGGGCGCGATCCGTCGAAGGCGCCACCTCGTCCGCTCCGGGACGCATGCCGCCTATGCGGTCTTCGCACTCGTCGTCGTCGCGGTCGCGATCCTCCTCCACGCGCTCGTCGAGCACGACTTCTCGCTCGAGTACGTGGCCGCCTACTCCTCGAGCACGCTGCCGCTCCGCTACACTGTCGCCGCGCTCTGGGGCGGGCAGAAGGGCTCGCTCCTCTTCTGGGTCTTCATGCTCACCCTCTTCACGACCATCGTGCAGCTGCAGAACCGCGAGCGGAACCGTGAGCTCATGCCGTGGGTCACCGCCACGCTCATGACCATCGCCGCCTTCTTCCTCGGGCTCCTCACCTTCGTGACCGATCCGTTCGAGCGCCTCCCGATCCCCGCGCGCGAGGGCGCCGACCTGAACCCCCTCCTCCAGAACTACTGGATGACGATCCACCCCCCGTCGCTCTACACCGGTTACGTGAGCGCCTCGGTGCCGTTCGCGTTCGCGATCGCGGCGCTCGCCGCCGGCCGGCTGGGCGACCAGTGGATCCGCAGCGTCCGGCGCTGGGCGCTCTTCTCGTGGTTCTTCCTGACGCTCGGCAATCTCTTCGGTGCGCGCTGGGCCTACGAGGTGCTCGGCTGGGGCGGGTACTGGGCGTGGGATCCGGTGGAGAACGCCGCCTTCATGCCGTGGCTCGTCTCGACCGCGTACCTCCACTCCGTGATGATCCAGGAGAAGAAGGACATGCTCCGGGTGTGGAACATGGTCCTCGTGCTGCTCACCTTCTCGCTCACGATCTTCGGCACGTTCCTCACCCGCAGCGGCGTCATCTCCTCCGTCCACTCGTTCACCCAGTCGGGGCTCGGCCCCTTCTTCATCGGCTTCCTGCTCGTCGTGCTCGTGGTCTCGGGCGGGCTCGTCGTCTACCGGCTGCCCGAGCTCCGAACGCCGGCGACCGTCGAGTCGTTCCTGTCGCGCGAGGCGGCCTTCCTCTTCAACAACCTGATCCTGGTCGGGATCGCATTCGCGGTCTTCTGGGGCACGGTGTTCCCCGTGGTCTCGGAATGGGTGCGGGGCGTGAAGATCACGGTCGGGCCGCCCTTCTTCAACCGCGTGAACGCGCCGCTCGGTGTCGCGCTCCTCTTCCTGGCGGGCGTGGGGCCGGTGATCGCCTGGCGCCGCGCCTCGCCGCCGAACCTCTGGCGCGCCTTCGCGGGCCCCGTGGCGGCGGGAGTCGTCGCGGCCGCGGCGCTCGCCGTCGCCGGCGTACCGCTCGGCTACGCGCACTCGACCTTCGCCCTCGGCGTCTTCGTGCTCGGCACGATCGTCCAGGAGTTCTGGCGCGGCATGCGGGCGCGGCAGGCGATGCTGCACGAGAGCCCGGGGCGCGCCCTCAGCCGGCTGGTCGGCAAGAACCGCCGCCGCTACGGCGGGTACATCATCCACGTGGGCGTGGTCGCGGTGTTCGTCGGGGTCGCGGCGTCGAGCGTCTTCCGCGTCGAGGTGCAGCAGACGCTCGCCCCGGGGCAGGAGGCGGCAGCGGGGAAGTTCACGCTCCGCTACGAGCGCGTCACGAAGCAGGACGACCCCCACATGTCCCGCCTCGCCGCCGTCGTCTCGGTGTGGCGCGACGGCAAGGCGGTGACGACGCTCACGCCCGAGAAGCGCTTCTACAAGAAGCCCCAGCAGCCGACCACGGAAGTCGCGATGCGCGCCACCCTCACCGAGGACCTCTACCTCGTCCTCGGCTCCTACGACGAGCAGTCGGGGCTGGTGACGATCCTCGCCTACGTGAACCCGCTCGTGTCGTGGATCTGGATCGGCGGCGTCATCATGGCCCTCGGTACGACGGTGGCGATGTGGCCGACCGCCGCCGAGCGGCGCGCGCCCGCCTACGCGCTCGGCGGGGTGCGGGTGACGGCGGACTGA
- a CDS encoding cytochrome c maturation protein CcmE produces MPAARQQRRFHVGLQRQAGGRDSRSRHGVSSAGCGGREPPAVFALPVGNPSRKLQAWPWTRRAVLDKRRFIVGAVLIAAAVSYLIYAGVRTTSMYYFNLDEFLSSREAHADEDLRVKGWVRHGSVRWDPRTNDLAFELAHQDDTSPVPVAYRGVLPDMFSEGREVVIEGRYSAGRLAAHQIMTSCPSKYEPAKAGS; encoded by the coding sequence CTGCCAGCGGCTCGACAGCAACGCAGGTTCCACGTCGGTCTTCAACGTCAAGCTGGCGGTCGTGACAGTCGATCCCGTCACGGAGTAAGTTCAGCAGGCTGCGGGGGGCGAGAGCCCCCCGCAGTTTTCGCCTTGCCAGTGGGGAACCCTTCCCGTAAGCTTCAAGCTTGGCCGTGGACGAGGCGTGCCGTGCTCGATAAACGCCGCTTCATCGTCGGCGCCGTGCTGATCGCCGCCGCGGTTTCCTACCTGATCTACGCCGGCGTGCGCACCACGTCGATGTACTACTTCAACCTCGACGAGTTCCTCTCGAGCCGGGAGGCCCACGCCGACGAAGACCTGCGCGTCAAGGGTTGGGTCCGGCACGGGAGCGTGCGCTGGGACCCGCGCACCAACGACCTCGCCTTCGAGCTCGCCCACCAGGACGACACCAGCCCCGTGCCGGTCGCCTACCGGGGCGTTCTGCCCGACATGTTCTCGGAGGGGCGCGAGGTCGTCATCGAGGGGCGCTACTCGGCCGGTCGTCTCGCCGCGCACCAGATCATGACCAGCTGCCCGTCCAAGTACGAGCCGGCGAAGGCGGGGTCCTAG
- a CDS encoding collagen-like protein produces MNEGGIKMKRVLRLACFRADARRTRGLVVAGSTALLLTVSGAAQAHHKSQPQPIFCRNSSGQVFLRSTCKKGEVQVDLSTQPGSQDPSGTQGSSGTQGSSGTQGSSGTQGSSGTQGPPGPQGPAGPPGPEGPPGPPGPPGLGCTPGLPDDPCLGLRGPRGPRGDTGDVGPAGPIGPQGKPGPAGPQGLKGDTGDPGPGGPQGPGGSPGPKGDRGPKGDPGPNGAHCWDKNGNAKCDPEEDADQDGACTVLDCRGPQGPKGDGGPQGPKGDKGDKGDKGDKGKPGIVHVETMTLPTGAATIPNDGSDVTLGSYALEAGTYLISGKVLFSNGSSKAHSVRCTLYTIDASNTVLDSDMTAISVPSGTGSASGAAAASFMVAHSFSVPVAVTVHCQRLDSNAGSTSVFNVKLAVVTVDPVTE; encoded by the coding sequence ATGAATGAAGGAGGGATCAAAATGAAACGCGTCCTCCGGCTCGCATGTTTCAGGGCAGACGCACGCAGGACGAGGGGACTCGTCGTGGCGGGATCGACCGCGCTCCTCCTCACGGTGAGTGGAGCCGCGCAGGCCCACCACAAGTCCCAGCCCCAGCCGATCTTCTGCCGCAACTCCAGCGGCCAGGTATTCCTGAGGAGCACCTGCAAGAAGGGCGAAGTGCAGGTCGACCTGTCGACGCAGCCCGGATCGCAGGACCCGTCGGGAACGCAGGGGTCGTCGGGAACGCAGGGGTCGTCGGGAACGCAGGGGTCGTCGGGAACGCAGGGGTCGTCGGGAACGCAGGGGCCGCCGGGACCGCAGGGGCCGGCGGGACCTCCGGGACCGGAGGGGCCGCCGGGACCCCCGGGTCCCCCGGGACTGGGGTGCACACCCGGATTGCCGGATGACCCTTGCCTGGGACTTCGCGGTCCGCGAGGCCCACGAGGCGACACGGGTGACGTAGGACCCGCGGGTCCCATTGGTCCTCAAGGCAAGCCCGGCCCCGCCGGACCGCAGGGGCTCAAGGGTGACACGGGTGATCCGGGTCCTGGGGGCCCTCAAGGACCTGGGGGTTCCCCTGGTCCCAAAGGCGATCGCGGACCCAAAGGCGATCCCGGACCCAACGGCGCGCACTGTTGGGACAAGAACGGCAACGCGAAGTGTGATCCTGAAGAAGACGCCGACCAGGACGGCGCGTGCACGGTGCTGGACTGCCGTGGTCCGCAAGGCCCGAAGGGGGACGGCGGACCGCAGGGGCCGAAGGGCGACAAGGGTGACAAGGGTGACAAGGGTGACAAGGGAAAACCCGGCATCGTCCACGTGGAGACCATGACGCTGCCCACCGGCGCCGCGACCATCCCAAACGATGGGTCGGACGTTACACTGGGGAGCTACGCACTCGAAGCCGGGACCTACCTGATCAGCGGCAAGGTGTTGTTCTCGAACGGTAGCTCGAAGGCTCACTCCGTGAGGTGCACCCTCTATACGATCGATGCGAGTAACACTGTTCTCGATTCCGACATGACCGCGATCTCCGTTCCAAGCGGGACAGGGAGCGCCTCCGGCGCGGCGGCTGCGTCGTTCATGGTCGCCCACAGCTTCAGCGTTCCCGTGGCGGTCACGGTCCACTGCCAGCGGCTCGACAGCAACGCAGGTTCCACGTCGGTCTTCAACGTCAAGCTGGCGGTCGTGACAGTCGATCCCGTCACGGAGTAA
- the lpxA gene encoding acyl-ACP--UDP-N-acetylglucosamine O-acyltransferase: protein MPIHPTAVVDRAAEIDPSAAIGPYVVIEGPVRIGPRTRVMAGVYLAGRTELGADNVVHPGAVLGDEPQDLAYTDAPTGLRIGDRNVFREHTEVHRATQPDTWTEIGDDNYLMSQSHVAHNCRLGHRVIVATGALLGGHVVVEDQAFISGNCVVHQHCRVGRLAIMRGLSRASRDVPPFAIMDGTHTVRGLNRVGLRRAGFDAARIRALATAFRVLFRVRTNMRAAIARVEAEVRSPDVDYLLAFLRASVRGVATGPRLGTDASGDEA, encoded by the coding sequence GTGCCCATCCACCCGACGGCGGTCGTCGACCGTGCGGCCGAGATCGACCCGTCGGCGGCGATCGGGCCCTACGTCGTCATCGAGGGGCCGGTGCGGATCGGGCCGCGGACCCGTGTCATGGCCGGCGTCTACCTCGCCGGGCGCACGGAGCTCGGCGCGGACAACGTCGTCCACCCCGGAGCGGTGCTCGGCGACGAGCCGCAGGACCTGGCCTATACCGACGCCCCCACGGGCCTCCGGATCGGCGACCGCAACGTCTTCCGCGAGCACACCGAGGTGCACCGCGCCACGCAGCCCGACACGTGGACCGAGATCGGCGACGACAACTACCTGATGTCGCAGTCGCACGTCGCCCACAACTGCCGGCTCGGTCACCGGGTGATCGTCGCGACGGGCGCGCTGCTCGGCGGTCACGTCGTGGTCGAGGACCAGGCCTTCATCTCGGGCAACTGCGTCGTCCACCAGCACTGTCGCGTCGGGCGGCTCGCGATCATGCGCGGCCTCTCGCGGGCGAGCCGCGACGTCCCCCCCTTCGCCATCATGGACGGGACGCACACGGTGCGCGGCCTCAACCGCGTCGGGCTCCGCCGCGCGGGCTTCGACGCGGCCCGCATCCGCGCGCTCGCCACGGCGTTCCGCGTGCTCTTCCGCGTGCGCACCAACATGCGCGCCGCCATCGCGCGGGTGGAGGCCGAGGTCCGCTCGCCGGACGTCGACTACCTGCTGGCCTTCCTGCGCGCGTCCGTGCGGGGCGTGGCGACGGGCCCGCGGCTCGGGACGGACGCGTCGGGGGACGAGGCCTGA
- the yacG gene encoding DNA gyrase inhibitor YacG yields MWRRDPRAARLGSVRRVRCPTCRREVDWEGNPCRPFCSERCRILDLAAWADERYRIPGEPVPAEPTAAGDDSPKNDGR; encoded by the coding sequence ATGTGGCGGCGCGACCCGCGAGCGGCTAGACTCGGCTCCGTGCGCCGTGTGCGTTGCCCGACGTGCCGCCGCGAGGTCGACTGGGAGGGCAATCCGTGCCGCCCGTTCTGCTCCGAGCGCTGCCGCATCCTCGACCTGGCGGCGTGGGCGGACGAGCGGTACCGCATCCCGGGTGAGCCCGTCCCCGCCGAGCCCACTGCGGCAGGCGACGATAGTCCGAAGAACGACGGGCGCTAG
- a CDS encoding uroporphyrinogen-III synthase: MAPGALDGLRVLSFEARRADELATMLARHGASVTRAPALRETGLPECPEAQELARRLAAGDVHTVILLTGVGTRALAAAVADSCPDFPRVLERSTIIARGPKPLAALRELGVGGAHPVPAPHTWREVLGVVDALGAAAGRDVAVQEYGVPNRALLEALGARGARVLAVPVYRWALPEDTTPLRAGAAALVRGDADVAVFTNGAQVEHLFRVADDAGALRAGLGRAVVASVGPVCSEVLEAHGVHPDLEASPPKMGPLVALVAEQARAVLVEKRA, encoded by the coding sequence GTGGCACCCGGCGCGCTCGACGGTCTCCGCGTCCTCAGCTTCGAAGCGCGACGCGCCGATGAGCTGGCGACCATGCTCGCCCGCCACGGGGCGTCGGTCACGCGCGCCCCGGCGCTCCGCGAGACGGGCCTGCCCGAGTGCCCCGAGGCGCAGGAGCTCGCCCGCCGGCTCGCCGCGGGCGACGTCCACACGGTCATCCTCCTCACCGGTGTCGGCACGCGGGCGCTGGCCGCTGCGGTGGCCGACTCGTGCCCGGACTTCCCGCGCGTCCTCGAGCGGTCGACGATCATCGCGCGCGGCCCGAAGCCGCTGGCGGCGCTGCGCGAGCTCGGCGTCGGCGGTGCGCATCCGGTGCCCGCGCCCCACACCTGGCGCGAAGTCCTGGGTGTCGTCGACGCGCTCGGCGCGGCGGCGGGGCGGGACGTCGCGGTCCAGGAGTACGGCGTCCCGAACCGCGCGCTCCTCGAGGCGCTCGGCGCGCGTGGCGCCCGCGTGCTCGCCGTGCCCGTCTACCGGTGGGCGCTGCCGGAGGACACCACGCCGCTCCGCGCGGGAGCCGCAGCCCTGGTCCGCGGCGACGCCGACGTGGCCGTGTTCACCAACGGCGCCCAGGTGGAGCACCTCTTCCGGGTCGCGGACGATGCGGGCGCGCTGCGCGCGGGGCTCGGCCGTGCGGTCGTCGCCTCCGTCGGCCCGGTGTGCAGCGAGGTCCTGGAGGCGCACGGCGTCCACCCCGACCTCGAGGCGTCGCCGCCGAAGATGGGACCGCTCGTCGCGCTCGTCGCCGAGCAGGCGCGGGCAGTCCTCGTCGAGAAGCGCGCCTGA